A stretch of DNA from Pongo pygmaeus isolate AG05252 chromosome 3, NHGRI_mPonPyg2-v2.0_pri, whole genome shotgun sequence:
CCAGCCTGACTAGGTGCAGGCAAGCTTGTGTGGGCCCAACAGGCCCCTGGTAGAGCTGGTGCCAGATGTGGGCTCAGATCCTGGGCACGATGGGCCGAGCCACCTCAGATCCCACTGATTGGCCGGCAGAGCGAGAACCAGGCTGCTGCATGGCACTGACTGCCGCTTCCAGCTTCCTCTGAGCCGCAGGGCCTGCTACGCGGGCGAGTGTGCTGCCTCTTTGTCGTTTTGTTGCCAAGGCAGAATGAAAAGTCCTTAACCGCGGACTCTTCCTTTATCCCCTTTTATCCCTTCCTTTACCCCACATATGCAATgacttttaattttcacttttgtaGTTTAATCCTTTGTATTACAACATGAAATATAGTTGCATATATGGACACCGACTTGGGAGGACAGGTCCTGAATGTCCTTTCTCCAGTGTAACATGTTTTACTCACAAATAAAATTCTTTCAGCAATTTCCTTGTCTAAATCTGAAaagcagttttatattttaattaatttctttgtTCCCACGTTTGTCTCGTGTCGAAAGGAGACCTCCAGATGTTCATGTCGTCTTGATAAAATGTCACCTGCAGCCATGCGTGCGGGAGGACGTCCCGCCCAGCACTCCTGTTGTCCCTCCCCACGGGAACTCAGGGTGTCCAGGGAACTGCTGGCCTGTCCTTGTCCCCATGgtcccagtctctctctctctgtcactgtgTGCTCATGTTTGATGGGGAGGGCTCTGTGCTGGGGATATCCTGCCAGGGTGCGGGGCACACTGCCAGATACCACCTGGCCAGGGCTGACCCCAGCCTTGGAGGAGCCTGCCTGAGTCCCCAGGCTGCCACTGTGCAGAGAGGGAAACAGGGTCTCGAAGAGCCTTGGACCCTTCTGGTCAGTGGAGCCATTCATTCGGCTCCAGCTGCCTCTCCTGGTGTGGGTAGAGGCACGGCTATATATGGCGAAAGGCACTTGGTATAAACAGGTGCTTTATTTCATCATCAGAAACTGGTgcatagtttaaaaaaacaaacagaaccttGACAGCCTTGGAGTGCTGCAGTTCGGAGTCATCCAAGGAGTAAGTCTGGAGGAGCTGCCTGAACTTCCTGCTTAGGGGCTAGCCCCCACCCACAGGGTCTCCCTGGACTGGGAAGGAGCGGAGGGTCAGGCAGTGGGCAGGGGCCTGACCTAGGCTCCCACTCTCTGCCTGGTGCCcacagcctgggcacagtggctcagctaCTCAGCCTTGAGCGTCTGTGCCGGATAACTCAGCTTCTgcaggaggaagaaggggagcaAAAAGAGCCCGGACCACGTGGTGAAGCAGGCCTGGGCCCCGGCCAGCCAGTACACTGTGGAGAGATGGCAGCGTCACCCAGGCCCCGAGGGGGCTGGCACTGGGGAGGCGAGGGCAGGTGCGTGGCCCCCAGGCTGCCCCAGCACCATCCCGCGCCCTCACCTGAAGCAGCCACCAGGGGCCCCGCGGCCCTGGCCAGAGCGCCTAGGCTGCGCAGTGTACCCATGACCGTGCCCTTCTGCCCTGGGGAGCCTGTGGGAAGAGGCGCAGTCAGGGATCACTGCCCTTCTCCCGCTTAGGTGGCTTCGGCCGAGGGAGGGGCGCTCACCATAGCCAGCGACCACGGAGGACAGGCAGGGCACCACAACGGCGGCGGCTGGTGGGAGACATCGAGGAGGTGCCCGTCAGCCCAGGGGAGGGCACATCACCCAGCCCCTGCTGCCCATCGGATCCCCTGCCAGGGCAGGGCCACTCACCAAAGGAGTAGAGCAGCAGCCCCAGGCCCAGCACGGGCAGAGAACGTCCCCAGCCGATGAGGAGGAAGGCAGGCACCAGCAGCAAGAGGGCCTGCAGATGAGCACGGCAGCCTCAGCACAGCCCGTGCCCTGCAGGGCTCAGGGGACTGCCTGCCACCCGCTTTGGAGGGAGCCCCCTACCCGCTTCACGGCAGCAACTTCCCCGCCAGGGTGGATCCGCCGGGCATAGGCACCCTGGATGGTGGCCATGGTGAGGCCGATGAGGAAAAACATCTTCCCCTGCTGCAGACTGGGAGTGGGTGTGTTAGTGCAGGGCACCCGGGGCAGGGCCACCCGGGGCAGGGCCAGGGCGAGAGTGGCTGCCAAGGCTTCCTGGGGATGGGGGTTGCTTCCCTGAAGCAGGGGCGTTATTTCAGGGAGACAGCAGGCCGTCGCCAGATGGGGACCCACCTACTGAACTGGAAGCGCTGGTGTGTGAGGAAGCTCAGCGTGTACTCCAGGCCCGAGAACAGGAAGAGGTAGAGGAAGTAGACTAGGCCCAGGCGGCGCAGGCTGCTGAGCCCTGGGGAGAGGTGGAGCGTGCTGAGAAGGCGACCACAGCAGGGAAGGGCTCCGCCCGGGGAAGCCCAAGGGAGAGCAGGCTCCACACTTGGGTTGGTCAAGTCCTTACTGTCTCCAGAGGGTGGATCCTGGCCACGAGCGACAGCCGAGAAGCGCAGCAGGGCCAGGGGGCTGAGCAGATCGGCCGCATCACGAAAGCCCAGGGCGATAGAGGGCGCCTGTGGGGATGGGATTGGAGAGCCTGCAGGAGCGGCTGCTGGCCTGGCAACCCACGGACTGTGGCCTCAAGGGCCCCAACACCAAGAGAGCGGCCCAGCCTCCCTGGCATCTGGGGCTGGCACACAGGGGCACTTTACATCGCTACGGAACCAAGCCCCCAGCCCCTAGGCCCGTGGGTCCCAGACCGCAGCCCTACCCGTTTCTCCAGGGGCAGCGTCTCCGGCAGGAAGCAGAAGATGAACAGCAGGTCGGAGGCTGCGAAGAGCAGGGCAAACCAGGGTGCCATTTCCAGGGGCAGGGAGGCTCCGAGCATAGGGCCCAGGGTGAAGCCCAGCGAGAAGGCCACCCCAATGACCGCCTAGGGAAAAGACCACCTGAGCTGCACAGGGAGACCCCAGGCCCAGAAGTCCCCCCACCAGGACCCCAAAGGCCCAGCCTGTGCACTTACCATGCCTTGACTGCGGGCCAGAGGCGAGCCCAGGTCAGCAACGATGGCCGTGGAGAGGCTCACGTTCCCTTTGCTGATGCCCCCAATCAGCCTGGAGGCCAGGAAGGCCGCAAAGCTCCGAGAGGTGGCCCAGACTGCATATGAGGTGGCCACACCCATCTGCCCAGGGGCAGGGGCCAAGGGGCAGGGGCggtcacttaaggccagg
This window harbors:
- the MFSD10 gene encoding major facilitator superfamily domain-containing protein 10 isoform X10, producing the protein MGWGGGGGCTPRPPIHQQPPERRVVTVVFLGLLLDLLAFTLLLPLLPGLLESHGRAHDPLYGSWQGGVDWFATAIGMPVEKRYNSVLFGGLIGSAFSVLQFLCAPLTGATSDCLGRRPVMLLCLMGVATSYAVWATSRSFAAFLASRLIGGISKGNVSLSTAIVADLGSPLARSQGMAVIGVAFSLGFTLGPMLGASLPLEMAPWFALLFAASDLLFIFCFLPETLPLEKRAPSIALGFRDAADLLSPLALLRFSAVARGQDPPSGDRLSSLRRLGLVYFLYLFLFSGLEYTLSFLTHQRFQFSSLQQGKMFFLIGLTMATIQGAYARRIHPGGEVAAVKRALLLLVPAFLLIGWGRSLPVLGLGLLLYSFAAAVVVPCLSSVVAGYGSPGQKGTVMGTLRSLGALARAAGPLVAASVYWLAGAQACFTTWSGLFLLPFFLLQKLSYPAQTLKAE
- the MFSD10 gene encoding major facilitator superfamily domain-containing protein 10 isoform X4, which codes for MAEWEVRGVEGAPVSGVHPMAPARETESGPGAGIAAHGLGLELGLGLGSGLGSGSGSPAASSFLSLLRERRRRGRGVGWGLSAMCSPWSLGTVAFAAVSCAIPEACVSCCLGSGRGHRAGQNGPCVGRPEPLPISPFRGFAGCPVWGYGRPWRTRLLRSPDPPHPSQARSEQPTMGWGGGGGCTPRPPIHQQPPERRVVTVVFLGLLLDLLAFTLLLPLLPGLLESHGRAHDPLYGSWQGGVDWFATAIGMPVEKRYNSVLFGGLIGSAFSVLQFLCAPLTGATSDCLGRRPVMLLCLMGVATSYAVWATSRSFAAFLASRLIGGISKGNVSLSTAIVADLGSPLARSQGMAVIGVAFSLGFTLGPMLGASLPLEMAPWFALLFAASDLLFIFCFLPETLPLEKRAPSIALGFRDAADLLSPLALLRFSAVARGQDPPSGDRLSSLRRLGLVYFLYLFLFSGLEYTLSFLTHQRFQFSSLQQGKMFFLIGLTMATIQGAYARRIHPGGEVAAVKRALLLLVPAFLLIGWGRSLPVLGLGLLLYSFAAAVVVPCLSSVVAGYGSPGQKGTVMGTLRSLGALARAAGPLVAASVYWLAGAQACFTTWSGLFLLPFFLLQKLSYPAQTLKAE
- the MFSD10 gene encoding major facilitator superfamily domain-containing protein 10 isoform X2, which codes for MAEWEVRGVEGAPVSGVHPMAPARETESGPGAGIAAHGLGLELGLGLGSGLGSGSGSPAASSFLSLLRERRRRGRGVGWGLSAMCSPWSLGTVAFAAVSCAIPEACVSCCLGSGRGHRAGQNGPCVGRPEPLPISPFRGFAGCPVWGYGRPWRTRLLRSPDPPHPSQARSEQPTMGWGGGGGCTPRPPIHQQPPERRVVTVVFLGLLLDLLAFTLLLPLLPGLLESHGRAHDPLYGSWQGGVDWFATAIGMPVEKRYNSVLFGGLIGSAFSVLQFLCAPLTGATSDCLGRRPVMLLCLEGIENTSGPQMLRNRAGSRGVAWVAKPYSGPLLALSDRPCPLAPAPGQMGVATSYAVWATSRSFAAFLASRLIGGISKGNVSLSTAIVADLGSPLARSQGMAVIGVAFSLGFTLGPMLGASLPLEMAPWFALLFAASDLLFIFCFLPETLPLEKRAPSIALGFRDAADLLSPLALLRFSAVARGQDPPSGDRLSSLRRLGLVYFLYLFLFSGLEYTLSFLTHQRFQFSSLQQGKMFFLIGLTMATIQGAYARRIHPGGEVAAVKRALLLLVPAFLLIGWGRSLPVLGLGLLLYSFAAAVVVPCLSSVVAGYGSPGQKGTVMGTLRSLGALARAAGPLVAASVYWLAGAQACFTTWSGLFLLPFFLLQKLSYPAQTLKAE
- the MFSD10 gene encoding major facilitator superfamily domain-containing protein 10 isoform X8, with the protein product MFVTSGAWRGRAWPSRPWRRAWRCVPCLCDRPSRARSRGSQARSEQPTMGWGGGGGCTPRPPIHQQPPERRVVTVVFLGLLLDLLAFTLLLPLLPGLLESHGRAHDPLYGSWQGGVDWFATAIGMPVEKRYNSVLFGGLIGSAFSVLQFLCAPLTGATSDCLGRRPVMLLCLMGVATSYAVWATSRSFAAFLASRLIGGISKGNVSLSTAIVADLGSPLARSQGMAVIGVAFSLGFTLGPMLGASLPLEMAPWFALLFAASDLLFIFCFLPETLPLEKRAPSIALGFRDAADLLSPLALLRFSAVARGQDPPSGDRLSSLRRLGLVYFLYLFLFSGLEYTLSFLTHQRFQFSSLQQGKMFFLIGLTMATIQGAYARRIHPGGEVAAVKRALLLLVPAFLLIGWGRSLPVLGLGLLLYSFAAAVVVPCLSSVVAGYGSPGQKGTVMGTLRSLGALARAAGPLVAASVYWLAGAQACFTTWSGLFLLPFFLLQKLSYPAQTLKAE
- the MFSD10 gene encoding major facilitator superfamily domain-containing protein 10 isoform X9, with protein sequence MGWGGGGGCTPRPPIHQQPPERRVVTVVFLGLLLDLLAFTLLLPLLPGLLESHGRAHDPLYGSWQGGVDWFATAIGMPVEKRYNSVLFGGLIGSAFSVLQFLCAPLTGATSDCLGRRPVMLLCLMGVATSYAVWATSRSFAAFLASRLIGGISKGNVSLSTAIVADLGSPLARSQGMAVIGVAFSLGFTLGPMLGASLPLEMAPWFALLFAASDLLFIFCFLPETLPLEKRAPSIALGFRDAADLLSPLALLRFSAVARGQDPPSGDRLSSLRRLGLVYFLYLFLFSGLEYTLSFLTHQRFQFSSLQQGKMFFLIGLTMATIQGAYARRIHPGGEVAAVKRALLLLVPAFLLIGWGRSLPVLGLGLLLYSFAAAVVVPCLSSVVAGYGSPGQKGTVMGTLRSLGALARAAGPLVAASGEGAGWCWGSLGATHLPSPPQCQPPRGLGDAAISPQCTGWPGPRPASPRGPGSFCSPSSSCRS
- the MFSD10 gene encoding major facilitator superfamily domain-containing protein 10 isoform X7, with protein sequence MGWGGGGGCTPRPPIHQQPPERRVVTVVFLGLLLDLLAFTLLLPLLPGLLESHGRAHDPLYGSWQGGVDWFATAIGMPVEKRYNSVLFGGLIGSAFSVLQFLCAPLTGATSDCLGRRPVMLLCLEGIENTSGPQMLRNRAGSRGVAWVAKPYSGPLLALSDRPCPLAPAPGQMGVATSYAVWATSRSFAAFLASRLIGGISKGNVSLSTAIVADLGSPLARSQGMAVIGVAFSLGFTLGPMLGASLPLEMAPWFALLFAASDLLFIFCFLPETLPLEKRAPSIALGFRDAADLLSPLALLRFSAVARGQDPPSGDRLSSLRRLGLVYFLYLFLFSGLEYTLSFLTHQRFQFSSLQQGKMFFLIGLTMATIQGAYARRIHPGGEVAAVKRALLLLVPAFLLIGWGRSLPVLGLGLLLYSFAAAVVVPCLSSVVAGYGSPGQKGTVMGTLRSLGALARAAGPLVAASGEGAGWCWGSLGATHLPSPPQCQPPRGLGDAAISPQCTGWPGPRPASPRGPGSFCSPSSSCRS
- the MFSD10 gene encoding major facilitator superfamily domain-containing protein 10 isoform X3 yields the protein MAEWEVRGVEGAPVSGVHPMAPARETESGPGAGIAAHGLGLELGLGLGSGLGSGSGSPAASSFLSLLRERRRRGRGVGWGLSAMCSPWSLGTVAFAAVSCAIPEACVSCCLGSGRGHRAGQNGPCVGRPEPLPISPFRGFAGCPVWGYGRPWRTRLLRSPDPPHPSQARSEQPTMGWGGGGGCTPRPPIHQQPPERRVVTVVFLGLLLDLLAFTLLLPLLPGLLESHGRAHDPLYGSWQGGVDWFATAIGMPVEKRYNSVLFGGLIGSAFSVLQFLCAPLTGATSDCLGRRPVMLLCLMGVATSYAVWATSRSFAAFLASRLIGGISKGNVSLSTAIVADLGSPLARSQGMAVIGVAFSLGFTLGPMLGASLPLEMAPWFALLFAASDLLFIFCFLPETLPLEKRAPSIALGFRDAADLLSPLALLRFSAVARGQDPPSGDRLSSLRRLGLVYFLYLFLFSGLEYTLSFLTHQRFQFSSLQQGKMFFLIGLTMATIQGAYARRIHPGGEVAAVKRALLLLVPAFLLIGWGRSLPVLGLGLLLYSFAAAVVVPCLSSVVAGYGSPGQKGTVMGTLRSLGALARAAGPLVAASGEGAGWCWGSLGATHLPSPPQCQPPRGLGDAAISPQCTGWPGPRPASPRGPGSFCSPSSSCRS
- the MFSD10 gene encoding major facilitator superfamily domain-containing protein 10 isoform X1, whose amino-acid sequence is MAEWEVRGVEGAPVSGVHPMAPARETESGPGAGIAAHGLGLELGLGLGSGLGSGSGSPAASSFLSLLRERRRRGRGVGWGLSAMCSPWSLGTVAFAAVSCAIPEACVSCCLGSGRGHRAGQNGPCVGRPEPLPISPFRGFAGCPVWGYGRPWRTRLLRSPDPPHPSQARSEQPTMGWGGGGGCTPRPPIHQQPPERRVVTVVFLGLLLDLLAFTLLLPLLPGLLESHGRAHDPLYGSWQGGVDWFATAIGMPVEKRYNSVLFGGLIGSAFSVLQFLCAPLTGATSDCLGRRPVMLLCLEGIENTSGPQMLRNRAGSRGVAWVAKPYSGPLLALSDRPCPLAPAPGQMGVATSYAVWATSRSFAAFLASRLIGGISKGNVSLSTAIVADLGSPLARSQGMAVIGVAFSLGFTLGPMLGASLPLEMAPWFALLFAASDLLFIFCFLPETLPLEKRAPSIALGFRDAADLLSPLALLRFSAVARGQDPPSGDRLSSLRRLGLVYFLYLFLFSGLEYTLSFLTHQRFQFSSLQQGKMFFLIGLTMATIQGAYARRIHPGGEVAAVKRALLLLVPAFLLIGWGRSLPVLGLGLLLYSFAAAVVVPCLSSVVAGYGSPGQKGTVMGTLRSLGALARAAGPLVAASGEGAGWCWGSLGATHLPSPPQCQPPRGLGDAAISPQCTGWPGPRPASPRGPGSFCSPSSSCRS
- the MFSD10 gene encoding major facilitator superfamily domain-containing protein 10 isoform X11 is translated as MGWGGGGGCTPRPPIHQQPPERRVVTVVFLGLLLDLLAFTLLLPLLPGLLESHGRAHDPLYGSWQGGVDWFATAIGMPVEKRYNSVLFGGLIGSAFSVLQFLCAPLTGATSDCLGRRPVMLLCLMGVATSYAVWATSRSFAAFLASRLIGGISKGNVSLSTAIVADLGSPLARSQGMAVIGVAFSLGFTLGPMLGASLPLEMAPWFALLFAASDLLFIFCFLPETLPLEKRAPSIALGFRDAADLLSPLALLRFSAVARGQDPPSGDRLSSLRRLGLVYFLYLFLFSGLEYTLSFLTHQRFQFSRPSCCWCLPSSSSAGDVLCPCWAWGCCSTPLPPPLWCPACPPWSLAMAPQGRRARSWVHCAA